A window of Aromatoleum bremense genomic DNA:
GCGCCCGTTTTCATGTGCGCCCAGTGACGCGCGCGACTGCGCCCACTATGACGCGATGGGAGATCGGGCTTGGCTTTGCCGGAATCTGACCACGGATTCGTCCGCTGGTCAGGAACAATGAATGTGGCGTTGCCGATTCTGACGCGCGCCCGGCGGGCGGCGCCGTCGGCTCAGACCGCGAAGCGCGGACTTTGCAGGTCCAGCAACATCTTGTCCTGTTCGGCAGGCGAGAAAAACAGACGGTAGAGGCTGCGGTCCCGCGACGACGCATTCCCGCCGATGCGCCGGATTTCGTGTTCCGCGTGTTCGAGTGAAAGCCGCATCAGCACTGCGGGGGCGCCGACGCGCGGGCAGATGCGTTCCGGCCCCGCGACCTCGTAGCCCATCATGCGACTGTAGAAGGCCGTATGCCGGGGATGCACCTCGATGAACAGATCCGTCATGTGATGCACGAGGCGCGTGATCATGAAAGCGAGGTGAAAAACCGACGCCAGCACTTCCGGCGAACTGTGCGACGGGTCCATTGCCAGCCGGGTCACTTCGCATACCCGTGCGCCATTGCTGCGCGCCTCGTCGATCTCGCCCTGGTAAAGTGTGTCGGCGAGTAAGCCGCGGGGCGAATCGATGCCCACCGTCAAGGTGCCGAAAAGAAGGTCTCCCTTGCAAGCCGCCAGCGTTGTCTGGCCGGCATGTTTCGACAGCTTCGCCGGCTGATCCGTCGCAAGCCCGCGCCATGAATACATCCGCTGGATGAGCTTGCTGATTTTGCCGTATACGCCGTCCATGTCGTCATGGACAAGCCGAACGTGATATCCATCCCGCCTGATCGCAAAGTCCGGATCCATCGCGCCGAATCTGTAGTCGACGATTGAAAGCGACGGTTTCAAGCGTGATTGCTTCGCTTTTGTAATGCGTTCGGCGTGGTAAGCTGCTTCTGTCATTTGTGTTTGCGCCTCGTCATTGGAGGAGGAAACCGCCCGGACGAATTCGGGGGCAAGAAGAGCGCGATCCGTTTCAGGCCGCGCGCCGAACTCTACCGGCAGGGGATTATGGACGCTGTAAGCGGTTGTGTATTTTTTCCTGCTGTATAAGGGGTTACGATTCGTAGCATGAAGGGAACTTGCCCAGCGCATGATGGGCATCGATCCAGAAGGGGGAGCATGGGTGATGAAAGACAATGCATCGATGTTGGCTGACGGTGTCCGCAAGTTCCTGGGATTGACGATTGCGGCGGGGCTGTTGTCGGGGTGTGCGACGTCCTCGTTTCCGCCGGCACCGAGCCTCGCGTCCGATGCCGATTACAACTATGTGATCGGGCCCGGCGACAACGTGAATATCGTCGTGTGGCGAAACCCCGAATTGTCGATGTCGGTGCCGGTGCGGCCGGACGGAAAGATCACGACGCCACTGGTCGAGGATCTGCCCGCGCTAGGGAAGGATTCGTCGACGCTTGCGCGCGATATCGAGAAGGCACTCGCCAAGTTCATTCGCGAGCCGATCGTGACGGTCATCGTGACCGCTTTCGTCGGGCCCTATAGCGAGCAGGTTCGCGTGGTCGGCGAGGCGACAACGCCGCAGACTCTGCCCTACGTGCAGAAGATGACGCTGCTCGACGTGATGATTGCGGTGGGGGGCATCACCGAGTTTGCCGACGGCAACGGCGCGTCGATTCTCCGTACCGGTGAAGGAAACAAGCAGTACAGCGTTCGCATCGAGGATCTGATCAAGGATGGCGACGTGTCGGCGAACGTCGAAGTGCGGCCGGGCGACGTCCTGATCATCCCCCAGAGCTGGTTCTGATTTCCTGACTTGAGCTGCGTGCCTGCGCAGTGCGGCAGGTACGTCGATTCACACGGTGACAAGGGACGGGGACGCTGATGGAAGAACTTCTTTCTCGGATGGTCGGGTACCTGCACGGCATGTGGCGCTTCCGCTGGTGGGGGCTCACATTTGCGTGGATCGTCGGCATCGCGGGAGGCTTCGTGATCTATTCGATGCCCGATCGTTACGAATCCACGGCACGCATCTTCGTTGACACGCAGTCGGTGTTGCGCCCGCTGATGTCGGGGCTCGCGGTTCAACCCAACATCAACCAGCAGATCGCGATCCTGAGCCGCACCCTGATCACGCGCCCGAACGTCGAAAAGCTCATCACGATGGCCGACCTCGATCTGGAGGTGCGCACCCCCGCCGAGCGCGAGGCGCTCATCGCCGAGCTCACGGGAGGGCTGGAGATCGTGGGTACCGGCCGGGACAACCTGTTCACGCTGGCCTACCAGGACGCTCATCCGGAGCGCGCCCAGCGCATCGTCCAGGCCCTGGTGTCACTGTTCGTCGAATCGGGGCTGGTCGGGAAACGCCAGGATTCCGCTTCGGCGCGGCGCTTCATCGACGAGCAGATCGCCGGTTACGAGCAAAAGCTTGCCGAAGCCGAAAACCGCCTGAAGGACTTTCGCCTGCGCAACATGGCACTGCTCGGCGACGGCGGGCGCGACTACGTTTCACAGATGAATGAATTGTCTGCCCAACTGGGGCAGGCGGAACTCGAACTCAAGGAAACGGAGAATTCCCGCGATTCGCTCAAGCGCCAGTTGGCCGGCGAGGACGCCGTGCTTCTGTCGCAGCCGGAGAACCCGGCCGCGGTCGCGTTGCCCGAGATCGACGGGCGGATCGACGCGCTGGAAAAAAATCTCGACGGCCTGCTGCTGCGCTATACGGACGACCACCCCGACGTTGTCGGCGCACGGCGCGTGATTGCGCAGCTCGAGGAGCAGAAACAGAAAGAAATCGAAGCGATGCGCAAGGTCGACGCCTCCGCGCCGTGGGTGCCGAATGCCAACCCGGTCGTGCAGCAGATGAAGATCTCGCTCGCCGACGCCGAGGCCATGGTCGCGTCGCGGCAGGCACGGGTGGCCGAGTTCGGTTCGCGGCTTGCACGGTTGCGCGCGTCGGCCGAACTGCTGCCGAAGATCGAAGCCGAGCAAACGCAGTTGAACCGCGATTATGAAGTACATAAGCGCAACTATGAATTGCTGGTGGCGCGTCGCGAGTCGGCAAACATATCGGTGGAAATGACCACTCAGGGCGGCATCACGGAATTTCGCGTGATCGACCCGCCGAGCCTGCCGAACAAGCCTGCGGCACCCAACCGCGTCCTGCTGATGCCATTTGCCGGGTTGATTGGGCTGGCAGCCGGCATCGCATTGACTTTCCTGCTCTCGCAGCTTCGCCCGGCCTTCGACAATGTGCGTTCGCTGCGGGAAATCACCGGCCTGCCGGTGCTCGGCGCGGTTTCGCTGGTTGCCGACCCCGTGCGCGAAAGGCGAAGGCGCCGCGGCCTGCTGGCATTTGGCGGAGGCGTTGCCGGGTTCGTCATGACGGTTGTTGGAATGACCGCGATGGTTCAGTTGCTGCAAGGCTAGGAGAGATCAATCCATGAGTCTCATCGAAAAGGCCGTCGAGCGGCTCGGCCAGTTGCAGCGTGCGGACGCGCAAACACCGGAGCGGGATGCCGGTAACGCCGGCAATGCCGGCGGAGCCGAAAAGCCGGCGG
This region includes:
- a CDS encoding N-acyl amino acid synthase FeeM domain-containing protein, whose protein sequence is MRWASSLHATNRNPLYSRKKYTTAYSVHNPLPVEFGARPETDRALLAPEFVRAVSSSNDEAQTQMTEAAYHAERITKAKQSRLKPSLSIVDYRFGAMDPDFAIRRDGYHVRLVHDDMDGVYGKISKLIQRMYSWRGLATDQPAKLSKHAGQTTLAACKGDLLFGTLTVGIDSPRGLLADTLYQGEIDEARSNGARVCEVTRLAMDPSHSSPEVLASVFHLAFMITRLVHHMTDLFIEVHPRHTAFYSRMMGYEVAGPERICPRVGAPAVLMRLSLEHAEHEIRRIGGNASSRDRSLYRLFFSPAEQDKMLLDLQSPRFAV
- a CDS encoding XrtA/PEP-CTERM system exopolysaccharide export protein, translating into MKDNASMLADGVRKFLGLTIAAGLLSGCATSSFPPAPSLASDADYNYVIGPGDNVNIVVWRNPELSMSVPVRPDGKITTPLVEDLPALGKDSSTLARDIEKALAKFIREPIVTVIVTAFVGPYSEQVRVVGEATTPQTLPYVQKMTLLDVMIAVGGITEFADGNGASILRTGEGNKQYSVRIEDLIKDGDVSANVEVRPGDVLIIPQSWF
- a CDS encoding XrtA system polysaccharide chain length determinant produces the protein MEELLSRMVGYLHGMWRFRWWGLTFAWIVGIAGGFVIYSMPDRYESTARIFVDTQSVLRPLMSGLAVQPNINQQIAILSRTLITRPNVEKLITMADLDLEVRTPAEREALIAELTGGLEIVGTGRDNLFTLAYQDAHPERAQRIVQALVSLFVESGLVGKRQDSASARRFIDEQIAGYEQKLAEAENRLKDFRLRNMALLGDGGRDYVSQMNELSAQLGQAELELKETENSRDSLKRQLAGEDAVLLSQPENPAAVALPEIDGRIDALEKNLDGLLLRYTDDHPDVVGARRVIAQLEEQKQKEIEAMRKVDASAPWVPNANPVVQQMKISLADAEAMVASRQARVAEFGSRLARLRASAELLPKIEAEQTQLNRDYEVHKRNYELLVARRESANISVEMTTQGGITEFRVIDPPSLPNKPAAPNRVLLMPFAGLIGLAAGIALTFLLSQLRPAFDNVRSLREITGLPVLGAVSLVADPVRERRRRRGLLAFGGGVAGFVMTVVGMTAMVQLLQG